In a single window of the Melioribacteraceae bacterium genome:
- a CDS encoding glycoside hydrolase family 5 protein has protein sequence MRNGLLIILLLMITTFTIISRADNFNEKNPTNTIVEKYGILKVDGNKIVDKNGEAVSLIGMSLFWSQWGGEFYNQSCIEWLVKDWKCTVIRAAMGIEGGGYLTNPERELEKIFTVIDACINLGVYVIVDWHDHNGEKHAEEAVKFFGLIAQKYGEYNNIIYEIYNEPLQVSWSNVVKPYSVRVISEIRKYDKDKLIIAGTPSWSQDVDSASTDLIDDKNTAYSLHYYSSTHRQFLRDKAIAAMNNGAALFVSEYGISEANGNGIIDLVETDLWFKFIEEYKLSALNWSIMDKDETSSALKPGTYPHGNWKEEDLTESGKIIRDYIRNRNAEIWKSLSE, from the coding sequence ATGAGAAATGGTTTATTAATTATATTATTGTTAATGATTACAACGTTCACTATAATTTCTAGGGCAGACAATTTTAATGAAAAGAATCCTACTAATACTATAGTTGAGAAGTATGGAATTTTGAAAGTTGATGGTAATAAAATTGTTGATAAAAATGGTGAGGCTGTTTCATTAATCGGTATGAGTTTGTTTTGGAGCCAATGGGGTGGTGAGTTTTATAATCAAAGTTGTATAGAGTGGTTGGTAAAAGATTGGAAGTGTACTGTGATTCGTGCGGCAATGGGAATTGAAGGTGGAGGATATCTAACAAATCCTGAAAGGGAATTAGAAAAAATATTTACTGTTATCGATGCTTGTATCAATCTTGGTGTTTATGTAATTGTTGATTGGCACGATCATAATGGAGAAAAACATGCAGAAGAGGCGGTGAAATTTTTTGGATTAATTGCACAGAAATATGGCGAATACAATAACATTATTTATGAAATATATAATGAACCGCTTCAAGTATCATGGTCAAATGTTGTAAAACCATATTCTGTAAGAGTCATTAGTGAAATCCGCAAGTATGATAAAGATAAATTAATTATTGCCGGAACTCCATCATGGTCTCAAGATGTAGATTCAGCCTCAACCGATTTAATAGACGATAAAAATACAGCATACTCATTGCATTATTATTCGAGTACTCATAGGCAATTTTTAAGGGATAAAGCAATTGCAGCGATGAATAATGGTGCGGCACTTTTTGTTTCGGAATATGGAATTAGTGAAGCTAATGGTAACGGAATAATTGATCTCGTTGAAACCGATTTATGGTTTAAATTTATTGAGGAGTACAAATTAAGCGCATTGAATTGGTCAATAATGGATAAGGATGAAACATCTTCCGCTTTAAAACCGGGGACATATCCTCATGGTAATTGGAAGGAAGAAGATTTAACGGAATCGGGTAAAATAATTCGCGACTATATTAGAAATAGAAATGCTGAAATATGGAAGTCTTTGTCTGAATAA
- a CDS encoding deoxyhypusine synthase — MSSKKDFLKDTIKHIDIKEHNVIKLVDAMEHMAFSARDLNRAAKIYDMMLQDKECAVILTLAGSLFSAGLKRVVHDLVANNMVDAIVSTGAIMVDQDFFEALGFKHYIGSPYVDDNMMRDLHIDRIYDTFIDEDELRICDDTTAAIFDSLEPRPYSSRELLWHFGKYLEDNGGPKVDDSVIYTAYKNNVPIFVPAFSDCSAGFGIVMHQHKNPEKHLSFDSGKDFYELTQIKLHNDETGIFMIGGGVPKNFTQDIVVAADILKEDAQMHKYAVQITVADVRDGALSSSTLKEASSWGKVETTYEQMVYSEATLAMPLIAGYAYHKGAWKSRNKKELQKIFLK; from the coding sequence ATGTCGTCAAAAAAAGATTTCTTAAAAGATACGATTAAACATATCGATATAAAGGAACACAATGTTATTAAGTTAGTTGATGCGATGGAGCATATGGCTTTTAGCGCTCGTGATTTAAATAGAGCCGCTAAAATTTATGACATGATGTTGCAAGATAAAGAGTGCGCTGTAATATTAACATTAGCAGGAAGTTTATTTAGTGCAGGCTTAAAAAGAGTTGTTCACGATTTGGTTGCTAATAATATGGTGGATGCTATAGTTTCAACCGGTGCCATTATGGTTGATCAAGATTTTTTTGAAGCTCTCGGATTTAAACATTACATTGGATCTCCCTATGTTGATGATAATATGATGAGAGATCTTCATATTGATAGAATTTATGATACATTTATCGACGAAGATGAATTAAGAATATGTGATGATACCACAGCCGCCATATTCGACTCTCTCGAACCGCGCCCTTATTCTTCACGCGAATTATTATGGCACTTTGGGAAGTACTTAGAAGATAATGGCGGTCCTAAAGTTGATGATAGTGTAATTTATACAGCATACAAAAATAATGTACCAATTTTTGTCCCCGCATTTTCTGATTGCTCTGCCGGATTCGGTATTGTTATGCATCAACATAAAAACCCAGAGAAACATCTCTCATTCGATTCTGGAAAAGATTTTTATGAATTGACTCAAATAAAACTTCACAATGATGAAACCGGTATATTCATGATTGGAGGTGGTGTTCCAAAAAACTTTACTCAGGATATAGTTGTTGCCGCTGATATATTAAAAGAAGATGCTCAGATGCATAAATACGCGGTTCAAATTACTGTTGCCGATGTTCGTGATGGAGCTCTTTCATCTTCTACTTTAAAAGAAGCTAGTTCCTGGGGCAAGGTTGAAACTACTTACGAGCAAATGGTTTACTCCGAAGCTACATTGGCAATGCCCCTAATTGCCGGTTATGCTTATCATAAAGGCGCGTGGAAATCTAGGAATAAAAAAGAATTGCAAAAAATCTTTTTAAAGTAA
- a CDS encoding NUDIX hydrolase: MSHVRKEIIKNVSIDCVIFGFEKSVLEVLLIKRARKPNKGTWALPGGFIKKKELVEDAAHRILEASTGVRNIYLEEIAVFDSVDRFPTHRVFTIGHFALISPEQYQLTTGIDSTEVRWFKMNELPELPFDHENILKVALSKLRSRVRYKPIGFELLPEKFTLPKLQNLYETILDKKLDKRNFRKKILNMNLLKSLKEKDKNNKRRAAFLYRFDKSNYNRLKEKGFIFEL; the protein is encoded by the coding sequence GTGTCTCATGTGCGCAAAGAAATAATAAAAAATGTATCAATTGATTGTGTGATATTCGGATTTGAAAAATCTGTTTTGGAGGTCCTTTTAATTAAGAGAGCAAGGAAGCCGAACAAGGGGACATGGGCGTTGCCTGGCGGTTTTATCAAAAAGAAGGAGTTAGTAGAAGATGCCGCACACAGAATTCTTGAAGCCTCAACAGGAGTTCGAAATATTTATCTGGAAGAAATTGCGGTTTTTGATAGCGTTGATAGGTTCCCGACACATAGAGTTTTTACGATCGGGCATTTCGCCCTTATTAGTCCGGAGCAGTACCAATTAACAACAGGTATAGATTCAACCGAGGTTAGGTGGTTTAAAATGAATGAGTTACCCGAGCTGCCATTTGATCATGAGAATATATTAAAGGTTGCGCTATCAAAGCTCAGATCTCGTGTTAGGTACAAACCCATTGGTTTTGAGCTGCTCCCCGAAAAATTCACACTCCCAAAACTTCAAAATCTTTATGAAACAATTCTTGATAAAAAATTGGACAAAAGAAATTTTCGAAAAAAAATATTAAATATGAATTTATTAAAGAGTTTAAAAGAAAAAGATAAAAACAATAAAAGAAGAGCAGCGTTTTTATATAGATTTGATAAGAGTAATTATAACAGGCTAAAGGAAAAGGGATTCATATTTGAGTTGTGA
- a CDS encoding carbohydrate kinase, translated as MYSLGYDIGSSSVKCSIIEIETGKVSAQGFYPSEEMVIVSKHVGWAEQDPELWWNYAKTLTQQLLKENSIDSSAIVSIGISYQMHGLVIVDKNQKVLRPSIIWCDSRAVEIGNKAFNSIGADYCLKNLLNSPGNFTASKLAWVKENEPEVYGKIYKAMLPGDYIAMKLTNEIYTTFSGLSEGIFWDFQTNSVSSKILDQYGISPEILAKPLPSFSEQGRLSKSAAEELGLKEGIIVSYRAGDQPNNAFSLNVLNPGEVAATAGTSGVVYGVIDQVNYDSLSRVNQFAHVNHSNESTRLGVLLCINGTGIQNSWLRKNFAAGLSYNEINSYAAEAPIGSDGVIIIPFGNGAERVLQNKNIGSQILGLDFNRHSINHIFRAAQEGIVFSFMYGVEIMREMGLNINVIRAGQANMFLSPVFRQTLANVTGASIQLYDTDGAQGAARGAAYGAGYYKSFTDAFGNLKKVNEVNPEEKNKNVTLAAYKKWLDQLNKSL; from the coding sequence GTGTACTCACTTGGTTACGACATCGGAAGTTCATCAGTAAAATGCAGCATAATAGAAATTGAAACGGGTAAAGTTTCTGCGCAAGGTTTTTATCCTTCCGAGGAAATGGTGATAGTTTCAAAACATGTGGGATGGGCAGAGCAGGATCCTGAATTGTGGTGGAATTATGCTAAAACTCTTACTCAGCAATTATTAAAAGAAAATTCAATTGATTCATCTGCCATTGTTTCCATTGGTATTTCATATCAAATGCATGGACTTGTTATCGTAGATAAAAATCAGAAAGTACTGAGACCATCAATAATTTGGTGTGATAGCCGGGCTGTTGAAATTGGCAATAAAGCTTTTAATTCGATTGGCGCGGATTATTGTTTGAAAAATTTATTGAATTCTCCTGGAAATTTTACAGCCTCTAAACTTGCATGGGTAAAAGAGAACGAACCTGAAGTTTATGGAAAAATCTATAAAGCCATGCTTCCTGGCGATTATATTGCAATGAAACTCACTAATGAGATTTATACAACTTTTTCTGGGTTATCAGAAGGTATATTTTGGGATTTCCAAACAAACTCTGTTTCATCAAAAATTTTAGATCAATATGGCATCTCCCCTGAAATTCTTGCAAAACCTCTCCCCTCATTTTCCGAGCAGGGAAGATTATCCAAATCAGCAGCTGAAGAACTAGGTTTGAAAGAAGGCATAATAGTATCGTATAGGGCGGGTGATCAACCAAATAACGCATTTTCATTAAATGTATTAAATCCGGGTGAAGTTGCCGCAACGGCCGGAACTTCAGGTGTTGTCTATGGAGTGATTGATCAAGTAAATTACGATAGTTTATCGAGAGTCAATCAATTCGCTCATGTTAATCATTCTAACGAATCCACAAGGCTTGGCGTACTTCTCTGTATTAATGGCACCGGAATTCAAAATTCATGGCTCCGGAAAAATTTTGCCGCCGGATTATCTTATAATGAAATAAACAGTTATGCCGCCGAAGCACCTATTGGTTCCGATGGAGTAATAATAATTCCATTTGGCAATGGAGCTGAAAGAGTACTACAGAATAAAAATATTGGAAGTCAAATATTAGGATTGGATTTCAACAGGCATTCAATAAATCATATTTTCAGAGCCGCTCAGGAAGGAATTGTATTCTCATTTATGTATGGTGTTGAAATAATGAGAGAGATGGGATTAAATATAAATGTAATTCGCGCTGGTCAGGCAAACATGTTCTTGAGTCCCGTCTTTCGCCAAACTTTAGCTAATGTTACAGGCGCGTCAATTCAGCTTTACGATACTGATGGAGCGCAAGGCGCTGCTCGCGGCGCGGCTTACGGCGCAGGCTACTACAAATCATTTACCGATGCATTTGGTAATCTTAAAAAAGTGAATGAGGTAAATCCTGAAGAGAAAAATAAGAATGTAACTTTAGCCGCGTACAAAAAATGGCTCGACCAATTGAACAAAAGTTTATAA
- a CDS encoding DUF3683 domain-containing protein → MQQDGFRFREIPYNYTSLSDKEIILKYFDEQTWTEINALRTQRVTGRSAKLIFEIIGDIFIIERNPYLYEDFLTNKNKYLYLKKIHKQRFDSVLSHSENKDLVFDLIRKTKLLNDTFFKSFAKTRNLRNQLLINLTGTTSLKNICFTPFHRVSHATDATDWRVEYPVAVIYPDSSSEIPRLIKKIKELGLTIIPRGGGTGLTGGSVPVQNNSVVINTEKLNRIGEVNIISENGNSIPIINVEAGVVTDDVIEFCDAQNYIFATDPTSAWASTIGGNIAENAGGKKCVMWGTAIDNIYSFTLVDPEGALITVKRINHPYRKINEDDTVEFEVIKKNKKKEILRTKILLAGTEIRKRGLGKDITNKALKGLPGLQKEGGDGLIISAQFVLYKPFSFKNTLCLEFFGTNMVNASKAIVHINDHFKKDELVYLTALEHFDEKYVTAINYRNKSTRYEIPKAVLLIDIESNSQKELQLASSTVIELVKQYESEGFLAETTKDQKNFWNDRKHLGAIAQHTNAFKLNEDVVIPLQKLPEFADFIELLNYEKVILNSLNAIQKIENYLIELTEQSTVEYPHDRLVSYLSRIQKIKVDYSLFHSRLTAEENDKESEQKNSILRKLQAKEIVIDFEEEIKKHYSNTFFGYENILSDLNKISKGELSRKIIIATHMHAGDGNVHVNIPVHSSDYLMMREADEAASIIMKKAVELGGVVSGEHGIGLTKLKFMESDLLEKYNNYKSTVDPNNIFNPGKLNANFPYFKVYTPSFNLLEREAIILESTDLEKLSNSIAKCVRCGKCKSVCNTHYTNGNMFYNPRNKILAVGLITEAVLFSAQTMDMKSFKQFKKLREIADNCTMCHKCKIPCPVKIDFGDVSLQMREHLQYRKKTSLKLFTNMALFYLSRKKYYTNTFLRVLILKFGYGIQRAISFVYNPISKYTSSLLPRYVQLIKNPFPKSGSKSVREVFKLKNVNAFYCFQKKESDSIKSVLYFPGCGSERMFSDISFAVIALLYKSGIRVIIPNEYLCCGYPFSANGKKEKAEIKSYENRVLFHRISDVASYMNIEAVIVSCGTCYEMIEKYEIENIFNGAELIDINEYIFQNNLFKSESIHKNEIIYHEPCHTPLKKYGYSKTIEYLHNSIPVESKNCCGEAGTLALSRPDISSILRDRKNNNISLQNVKGGIDILTTCPSCVLGLSKLGNGHKVIGKSLVVHNAEAFLGKNWKKDFIKSAKKNGVEKILL, encoded by the coding sequence ATGCAGCAAGATGGTTTTAGGTTTAGAGAAATACCTTATAATTATACCTCGCTCTCCGATAAAGAGATTATTCTCAAGTACTTCGATGAACAAACATGGACGGAGATTAATGCATTACGAACTCAAAGAGTAACAGGTAGAAGTGCCAAACTCATCTTCGAAATAATCGGTGATATATTTATTATCGAACGCAATCCCTATTTGTATGAGGATTTTCTAACCAATAAGAACAAGTATTTATATTTAAAAAAAATACACAAGCAACGCTTTGACTCGGTATTATCACATTCAGAAAATAAAGATCTGGTATTTGATCTTATTCGAAAAACAAAATTGCTGAACGATACTTTTTTTAAAAGTTTTGCCAAAACAAGAAATCTCCGCAATCAATTACTAATAAATTTAACAGGTACAACATCTCTAAAAAATATTTGTTTTACACCATTTCATCGGGTTTCACACGCAACCGACGCAACCGACTGGAGAGTTGAATATCCCGTTGCGGTAATTTACCCCGACTCCTCATCAGAGATCCCACGATTGATAAAAAAAATTAAAGAATTGGGGTTAACTATTATTCCGCGTGGAGGTGGTACCGGATTAACTGGCGGATCAGTTCCGGTGCAGAATAATAGCGTGGTGATAAATACCGAAAAGTTAAATCGGATTGGTGAAGTAAATATTATTAGTGAAAATGGAAATTCAATTCCTATCATTAATGTGGAGGCTGGAGTTGTAACTGATGATGTGATTGAATTTTGTGACGCACAAAATTATATATTTGCAACCGATCCAACCTCAGCTTGGGCATCTACAATTGGCGGTAATATTGCAGAAAATGCCGGTGGTAAAAAATGTGTGATGTGGGGAACCGCAATCGACAACATCTATTCTTTTACTCTCGTTGATCCGGAGGGAGCTTTAATCACTGTGAAAAGAATCAATCATCCATATAGAAAAATAAATGAAGATGATACTGTTGAATTCGAAGTGATAAAAAAAAATAAGAAGAAGGAAATATTACGTACAAAAATATTATTAGCGGGTACTGAGATTCGAAAAAGAGGCTTAGGAAAAGATATAACTAATAAGGCCCTAAAAGGACTGCCCGGCTTGCAGAAAGAGGGAGGAGATGGACTAATAATTTCAGCTCAGTTTGTACTTTATAAACCATTTAGTTTTAAAAATACTTTGTGCCTAGAATTTTTTGGTACTAATATGGTCAATGCTTCAAAAGCGATTGTTCATATTAACGATCACTTTAAAAAAGATGAGCTTGTATATCTTACCGCACTAGAACATTTTGATGAAAAATATGTAACCGCTATAAATTATAGAAATAAATCAACACGCTACGAAATTCCAAAAGCTGTATTGTTAATTGATATTGAAAGCAATTCACAGAAGGAGCTTCAATTAGCAAGTTCCACAGTTATTGAACTTGTTAAGCAGTATGAATCAGAGGGTTTTTTGGCAGAAACAACAAAAGACCAGAAAAACTTTTGGAATGATAGAAAACATTTGGGCGCAATCGCTCAGCACACTAACGCATTTAAATTGAATGAGGATGTTGTAATCCCCCTACAGAAACTGCCGGAATTTGCTGATTTTATTGAGCTTCTGAATTATGAAAAAGTGATATTAAACTCGCTGAACGCAATCCAAAAAATTGAAAATTACCTAATTGAGCTTACTGAGCAGTCTACTGTTGAATATCCTCATGACAGATTGGTGTCATATTTGTCTCGCATTCAAAAAATTAAAGTGGATTACAGTTTATTTCACTCAAGATTAACTGCTGAAGAAAATGATAAAGAATCAGAACAGAAAAATTCAATCCTCCGAAAACTTCAAGCTAAAGAAATTGTTATAGATTTTGAGGAGGAAATAAAAAAGCATTATTCAAATACATTCTTCGGTTATGAAAATATACTGTCTGATCTTAATAAAATCTCAAAAGGGGAATTGAGTCGAAAAATTATAATTGCTACTCACATGCACGCCGGAGATGGCAATGTGCATGTAAATATTCCTGTTCACTCAAGTGATTACTTGATGATGCGGGAGGCTGATGAGGCAGCTTCAATAATCATGAAAAAGGCAGTTGAATTGGGGGGTGTCGTTTCAGGTGAACATGGTATTGGATTAACTAAATTGAAATTTATGGAAAGTGATCTGCTTGAAAAGTATAATAATTATAAATCAACAGTCGATCCAAATAATATTTTTAATCCGGGAAAATTGAATGCAAATTTCCCTTATTTCAAAGTTTACACTCCCTCCTTCAACTTGCTTGAACGGGAAGCTATAATTCTTGAATCAACCGACTTGGAAAAATTATCTAATTCAATTGCAAAATGTGTACGATGCGGTAAATGCAAATCGGTTTGTAATACTCATTACACGAATGGTAATATGTTTTACAATCCGAGAAATAAAATATTGGCTGTTGGACTCATTACAGAAGCTGTTCTGTTTTCGGCCCAAACTATGGATATGAAATCATTCAAGCAATTTAAAAAGCTTAGAGAAATTGCTGATAACTGTACAATGTGTCATAAATGCAAAATACCATGTCCAGTAAAGATAGATTTTGGTGATGTATCCTTGCAGATGAGAGAACATTTACAGTATAGAAAGAAAACATCATTAAAACTTTTTACTAATATGGCTTTGTTTTATCTTAGCCGAAAGAAGTATTATACAAACACATTTCTCAGAGTTTTAATATTAAAATTCGGATATGGTATACAGAGAGCTATTTCTTTTGTATATAATCCGATTTCTAAATATACAAGCAGTTTATTGCCACGTTATGTTCAATTAATAAAAAATCCATTTCCTAAAAGTGGATCAAAATCGGTTCGAGAAGTATTTAAGCTAAAAAATGTAAATGCATTCTACTGCTTCCAAAAAAAAGAGAGTGACAGCATCAAAAGTGTATTATATTTTCCAGGGTGCGGGTCTGAGAGAATGTTCTCGGATATTAGTTTTGCCGTAATTGCTTTATTGTATAAATCTGGGATTAGAGTAATTATTCCTAATGAATATTTATGCTGTGGATATCCATTCTCAGCAAATGGGAAAAAGGAAAAAGCTGAAATAAAAAGTTATGAAAATAGGGTGCTCTTTCACAGGATTAGTGATGTTGCGAGTTATATGAATATAGAGGCTGTTATTGTTTCGTGCGGAACATGTTATGAAATGATTGAAAAATATGAGATTGAAAATATTTTTAATGGCGCTGAGTTGATTGATATTAATGAGTACATTTTTCAAAATAACTTATTCAAATCTGAAAGCATTCATAAAAATGAAATCATTTATCATGAACCTTGTCATACTCCTCTAAAAAAATATGGTTACTCAAAAACAATTGAGTATTTGCATAACAGCATACCGGTTGAATCAAAAAATTGCTGCGGGGAGGCTGGTACACTTGCTCTTTCGAGACCTGATATTTCCAGCATCTTACGTGATCGTAAAAACAATAATATAAGTCTACAAAACGTAAAAGGGGGAATAGATATATTAACCACATGCCCAAGTTGTGTTCTCGGTTTGTCAAAACTTGGAAATGGACATAAAGTAATCGGTAAATCCTTAGTTGTTCATAATGCTGAAGCTTTTCTCGGTAAGAATTGGAAAAAGGATTTTATTAAAAGTGCTAAAAAAAATGGTGTAGAGAAAATATTGCTTTAG
- a CDS encoding class II aldolase/adducin family protein, with amino-acid sequence MKIFELKKEIIAAGIRMYKRGYVAANDGNISARIDDDRILITPTGISKGFMKPADLTMIDFNGKLIKGNRKPSSEFLMHLKIYKNRDDVNSVCHSHPPYSTAFTVAGKALDKFLLPEAVIVLGKVPLIKYETPGTEPFSDSLLPYLKNHDAFLLANHGVVTVGSNVQNAYHKMETVEHFAQILFLALQLGNVNNLNEKEVNELLKLREKFGIRSNIGIDH; translated from the coding sequence ATGAAAATTTTTGAGTTGAAGAAAGAAATAATAGCCGCAGGTATTCGAATGTACAAGCGCGGTTATGTTGCTGCTAATGATGGAAATATAAGCGCAAGAATTGATGATGACCGGATACTCATTACTCCAACCGGAATTAGTAAAGGCTTCATGAAACCTGCTGATTTAACTATGATAGATTTCAATGGGAAATTGATCAAAGGCAATAGAAAACCCTCCTCGGAATTTTTAATGCATCTAAAAATTTATAAAAATCGCGATGATGTGAATAGCGTTTGCCACTCTCACCCGCCATACTCAACAGCATTCACAGTTGCAGGGAAGGCTCTAGATAAATTCTTATTGCCAGAAGCGGTAATTGTTCTAGGGAAAGTACCTTTAATTAAATATGAAACCCCCGGAACTGAGCCTTTTTCAGATTCTTTGCTGCCATATTTAAAAAATCATGACGCTTTTTTATTAGCGAATCATGGCGTTGTTACTGTTGGGAGTAATGTTCAAAATGCATATCACAAAATGGAGACAGTAGAGCATTTCGCCCAAATTTTATTTTTAGCACTTCAACTTGGAAACGTAAACAACTTAAACGAGAAAGAGGTGAATGAGTTGTTGAAGCTAAGAGAAAAATTTGGCATTAGGTCAAATATTGGTATTGATCACTAA
- the xylA gene encoding xylose isomerase, which translates to MDYLVGDTEYFKGIGKIKYEGRDSKNPLAFKWYDENRIVAGKSLKEYFRFAIAYWHSFCSTGGDPFGPGTKVLPWNESADAIARGKAKMDAAFEFTTKLGAPFYCFHDNDIVDEGNSIAETDKRMQAIVDYAKEKQKASGVKLLWGTANLFSHPRYMNGASTNPDFNVLAHGAVQVKRALDATIELGGSNYVFWGGREGYMSLLNTNMKREKEHMGKFLSLARDYARKQGFTGTFLIEPKPMEPSKHQYDFDVETIIGFLRYYGLDKDFKLNIEVNHATLAGHTFQHEIQCAVDAGMFGSIDANRGDYQNGWDTDQFPINLYEMVETMLVVAEAGGFGLGGVNFDAKVRRNSTDPEDMFIAHIAGMDVFARALIIADQILNESDYKKLRSNRYASFDNGDGARYEKGELTLQDLREIAIKYGEPKQISGKQELYEQIINLYI; encoded by the coding sequence ATGGATTATTTAGTTGGAGATACCGAGTATTTTAAAGGTATTGGTAAAATCAAATATGAAGGTAGAGATTCAAAGAATCCCCTTGCATTTAAATGGTATGATGAGAATAGAATAGTAGCCGGTAAATCATTAAAGGAATATTTTAGATTTGCGATTGCCTACTGGCATAGCTTCTGTTCAACAGGAGGAGATCCATTCGGGCCGGGGACAAAAGTACTTCCTTGGAATGAAAGCGCTGATGCGATAGCTCGCGGTAAAGCAAAGATGGATGCCGCATTTGAGTTCACAACTAAATTAGGTGCTCCTTTTTACTGTTTTCATGACAATGATATTGTTGATGAAGGTAATTCAATTGCTGAGACAGATAAAAGAATGCAGGCAATTGTAGACTATGCAAAGGAGAAACAAAAAGCTAGCGGTGTAAAATTACTCTGGGGAACCGCAAATTTATTTTCTCATCCCCGTTATATGAATGGTGCTTCAACTAATCCCGATTTCAATGTACTTGCTCATGGTGCTGTGCAAGTTAAACGTGCCCTCGATGCAACAATTGAGCTTGGTGGTTCTAATTATGTTTTCTGGGGAGGCAGAGAAGGTTATATGTCTTTACTCAACACAAATATGAAGCGCGAAAAGGAACATATGGGTAAGTTTTTATCACTAGCCCGTGATTACGCTCGTAAACAGGGATTCACCGGCACATTTTTAATTGAGCCGAAACCGATGGAACCTTCAAAACATCAATACGATTTTGATGTGGAAACGATTATTGGATTTTTACGCTATTACGGTTTGGATAAGGATTTTAAGTTGAATATTGAAGTTAATCATGCAACATTAGCAGGCCATACTTTCCAGCACGAAATTCAATGCGCAGTTGATGCAGGCATGTTCGGTAGCATTGACGCTAATCGTGGCGATTATCAAAATGGATGGGATACAGATCAATTCCCTATAAATTTATATGAAATGGTTGAGACTATGCTTGTTGTAGCTGAAGCAGGCGGGTTTGGGCTTGGTGGGGTAAATTTTGATGCCAAAGTTAGAAGAAACTCTACTGACCCGGAAGATATGTTTATTGCCCACATAGCTGGAATGGACGTTTTTGCAAGAGCTTTAATAATTGCCGATCAAATTCTGAATGAATCGGATTATAAAAAATTAAGAAGTAACAGATATGCATCCTTTGATAATGGCGATGGTGCCCGTTATGAAAAAGGTGAGTTAACTCTTCAAGATCTTCGTGAAATCGCGATAAAGTATGGAGAACCAAAACAGATTAGCGGTAAACAAGAACTTTATGAGCAAATTATTAACCTTTATATATAG